The following proteins are encoded in a genomic region of Corylus avellana chromosome ca4, CavTom2PMs-1.0:
- the LOC132178225 gene encoding F-box protein At5g49610-like, protein MESSTLPPDMLFEIFSRTNLKTIGRCRMVSKDLNLITYESSFMQAFRHRTKTIAGFFTQTSFSSKPMSQRFVSITDFGTDSNLLSLNFLPCHAKIKAATKQGILLCVNENNTRRLRIPEYYVCKPSTEEWHPIPNPRTRYFTEGIGMVAIRLDPLCYKIVRFSKPKCACINYKSISYNALHCEIFSSETWAWKRLNDVLLPWGELLSWKPAVSTRGALHWLITNNKIFAFFVDTESWITFELPFALCNEHHFEHMKVVEYGGRLAMLCMEESSLHLWVMEDYDTKVWSKRQTMSIEAVQRVEHDTSPLCFDNSDIALMQGFCSLILYNFKTCNSNVCKLRIDDHPDEVFPFQSDIE, encoded by the coding sequence ATGGAGTCCTCCACTCTTCCCCCAGATATGTTATTCGAAATCTTTAGCCGAACAAATCTAAAGACTATTGGGCGATGCAGAATGGTCTCCAAGGATTTGAACTTGATCACCTATGAGTCAAGTTTCATGCAAGCATTCCGTCACAGAACAAAAACAATAGCTGGATTCTTCACACAAACCTCGTTTTCTAGCAAGCCCATGTCTCAGCGTTTTGTCTCCATCACGGATTTTGGTACTGATTCCAACCTGCTCTCCCTTAATTTTTTGCCTTGTCATGCCAAAATCAAAGCAGCTACCAAACAAGGTATCTTATTATGCGTGAATGAAAATAACACAAGAAGATTACGAATACCCGAATATTATGTCTGCAAGCCTAGTACCGAAGAATGGCACCCCATACCAAATCCTAGAACACGATACTTCACCGAAGGAATTGGCATGGTGGCAATCAGATTAGATCCTTTATGCTATAAGATAGTTCGATTTTCAAAACCTAAGTGTGCATGCATCAACTACAAGTCTATATCGTACAATGCTCTTCATTGCGAAATTTTTTCATCCGAGACATGGGCATGGAAACGATTAAATGATGTTTTGTTGCCATGGGGCGAGCTCTTAAGTTGGAAACCTGCCGTGTCTACACGCGGTGCACTTCATTGGCTTATAACCAACAACAAAATCTTCGCATTTTTTGTAGATACTGAGAGTTGGATAACATTTGAACTACCTTTCGCTTTGTGCAATGAGCATCATTTTGAGCATATGAAGGTAGTGGAGTATGGTGGCCGCCTTGCGATGCTTTGCATGGAAGAGAGTTCTTTGCACCTGTGGGTAATGGAAGATTATGACACCAAAGTTTGGAGTAAGAGACAAACTATGAGCATTGAAGCCGTTCAGCGTGTAGAACACGATACGTCTCCCTTATGTTTTGACAATTCTGATATTGCACTCATGCAGGGGTTTTGCAGCCTAATATTGTACAACTTTAAAACTTGCAACTCCAATGTATGCAAGTTGAGGATCGATGACCATCCAGATGAAGTTTTTCCCTTCCAATCTGATATAGAATAG
- the LOC132179319 gene encoding lignin-forming anionic peroxidase-like has product MRNSNKNAAVLLLILLFLSSSTSTCNAHLSSQFYDHTCPNAVSTIRSVIRTAVSRERRMAASLVRLHFHDCFVQGCDASILLKDAPSITSEINASQNNNSVRGFEVIDSAKAEVEKTCPGVVSCADILAVAARDASVAVGGPSWCVKLGRRDSTTASLTLAQTELPLATDDLQTLLSNFARKGLTAEDMVALSGAHTLGQAQCITFKDRIYNDGSDIDAGFASTRQRRCPATGGDQNLAALDLVTPNSFDNNYFKNLIQKKGLLASDQILFSGGSTDSVVSKYSRSPATFKSDFASAMIKMSEIDLLTGSAGQIRRICSAVN; this is encoded by the exons atgagaaattcaaacaagaatGCAGCTGTTTTGTTGCTTATCTTGCTGTTTCTCAGCAGCTCTACCTCAACCTGCAATGCGCATCTTTCTTCCCAGTTTTACGACCACACGTGTCCGAATGCAGTCAGCACCATTCGGAGTGTTATCCGAACAGCAGTTTCACGCGAACGTCGGATGGCGGCGTCTCTTGTTCGTCTCCATTTCCATGATTGTTTTGTTCAg GGATGTGATGCATCAATTCTACTCAAGGATGCACCCTCTATCACAAGCGAAATAAACGCATCGCAGAATAATAATTCtgtaagaggttttgaagtgATAGACAGTGCCAAAGCTGAGGTTGAGAAGACATGCCCTGGAGTTGTTTCCTGCGCAGATATTCTTGCGGTGGCTGCACGTGATGCATCTGTTGCTGTGGGTGGCCCATCTTGGTGTGTGAAGCTCGGAAGAAGAGATTCCACAACCGCAAGCTTAACTCTAGCCCAAACAGAACTTCCACTTGCCACTGATGACCTTCAGACACTTCTTTCTAACTTTGCTCGCAAAGGCCTTACTGCAGAAGATATGGTCGCTTTATCAG GTGCCCACACTTTAGGGCAAGCTCAATGCATCACATTTAAAGACCGGATATACAACGATGGGAGTGATATTGATGCTGGATTTGCTAGCACTCGCCAGCGCCGTTGTCCAGCTACGGGCGGCGATCAAAACTTGGCAGCACTTGACTTGGTGACTCCAAATTCTTTTGACAATAACTACTTCAAGAATTTAATTCAAAAGAAGGGTCTCCTTGCCTCAGATCAAATCCTCTTTAGTGGAGGGTCGACAGACAGCGTTGTTTCCAAATATAGTAGAAGCCCTGCCACTTTCAAGTCTGATTTTGCATCCGCCATGATTAAAATGAGTGAAATTGATCTTCTCACTGGTTCAGCTGGGCAGATAAGAAGGATTTGTAGTGCTGTTAACTAG